The proteins below come from a single Magallana gigas chromosome 10, xbMagGiga1.1, whole genome shotgun sequence genomic window:
- the LOC105333030 gene encoding uncharacterized protein: MHKILNFLIIVLFKSTKGAEYMEAKMKLDNFRFDVNVIQTRHKGDVTDCAVKCTSRLDCLSIQYRDSTQTCRMFDTIFLTSDGASYENGWRYYLKTGGICPPHFTFTAIDGLCFHDGGELRRDAGVKYCAKVGSGLILVSSANMEFFLESILDRVTPSYSGAKSAYIQGQWNSTHWLDDDGQELQYTNWEGGTNNPGPSRIYNIKIKQSSGGYYWKEATSGNDYVRHVFCGVILR, translated from the exons ATGCACAAAATCTTGAATTTTCTTATCATCGTCCTGTTCAAATCAACAAAAGGTGCTGAATACATGGAAGCTAAGATGAAGTTGGATAACTTCCGGTTCGACGTCAACGTCATTCAAACGCGTCACAAAGGTGACGTCACAGACTGTGCCGTCAAATGTACGTCACGCCTTGACTGTCTGTCAATACAGTATCGGGACAGTACGCAGACATGCCGAATGTTTGACACCATTTTCTTGACTTCTGACGGTGCATCTTACGAAAATGGCTGGAGATATTATCTGAAAACAGGAG GGATCTGTCCACCTCATTTCACATTCACGGCCATTGATGGTCTCTGTTTCCATGACGGCGGGGAGCTGAGAAGGGACGCCGGCGTCAAGTATTGCGCCAAAGTAGGCTCAGGTCTGATTCTCGTAAGCTCAGCAAACATGGAGTTCTTCCTTGAGAGCATACTAG ATAGGGTAACTCCATCATACTCTGGGGCAAAGTCGGCCTACATCCAGGGTCAGTGGAACTCGACCCATTGGCTGGATGACGATGGACAGGAACTCCAGTACACAAACTGGGAGGGCGGAACGAATAATCCCGGACCGTCCAGAATCTACAACATAAAGATCAAGCAGTCCAGTGGCGGGTACTATTGGAAAGAGGCGACTTCCGGGAATGACTACGTCAGACACGTGTTTTGTGGAGTGATTTTACGATAG